From Homalodisca vitripennis isolate AUS2020 chromosome 1, UT_GWSS_2.1, whole genome shotgun sequence, the proteins below share one genomic window:
- the LOC124354680 gene encoding uncharacterized protein LOC124354680: MVRNYTRKTDRGKVPDESFEKAYEAVKTKTMSLREAVVAFEIDKMTLFRFIRKKDESQGQTVTMGYTKRRKIFPDQLESQLEEYIIHSSKIYYGVTPQNIKVLAYELAMANRNIITLPDSWINHKMATKDWFSLFMKRHPRLSIREPEATSLSRATSFNKVNVDLFFDNLKSTLDKYKIEPKDIWNIDETGVQTVQRPNKIVAQKGVRQVGKATSAERGQTVTMVLAVSAIGHSVPPMLVFPRVFFKDHFIINGPPGCIGTSYPSGWITSESFLTFIKHFHGHVRSSKGNPCLLVLDNHESHLSIEVLNFCKENGIVMLSFPPHTSHRLQPLDRSVYGPFKRFYFASVDDWMVNNAGKTVTIYDIPGIVKMALPRAINPTNIISGFQATGIAPYNREVFTENDFLFSAVTDREMTSQDSTVKTSQAGTSNADGLHSKVNRTETTTAIPSTNKDVSVGVFTVSPQEIRPYPKARERKNIKKGRKSLKFAILTSTPVKERLEVEAKKRKLKW, from the coding sequence ATGGTGCGGAATTATACCAGGAAGACAGATCGAGGGAAAGTCCCGGATGAGAGCTTTGAAAAAGCCTATGAAGCTGTCAAGACCAAAACCATGTCTTTGCGGGAAGCAGTTGTAGCCTTCGAGATCGACAAAATGACATTGTTtagatttataagaaaaaaagatGAATCGCAAGGTCAAACCGTTACAATGGGGTATACCAAACGAAGAAAAATTTTTCCAGACCAATTAGAATCTCAACTCGAAGAGTATATAATACACTCTTCAAAAATCTACTACGGAGTTACACCACAAAACATCAAAGTTTTAGCTTACGAACTTGCTATGGCTAATAGGAATATCATTACATTACCTGATTCATGGATTAACCATAAAATGGCTACAAAGGACTGGTTTAGCTTATTTATGAAAAGACACCCTAGACTATCAATCAGGGAGCCTGAGGCTACGAGCCTTAGTCGCGCTACCAGTTTTAATAAAGTCAATGTTGATCTATTTTTTGACAATTTGAAGAGTACtttagataaatacaaaattgaaccTAAGGATATTTGGAATATTGACGAAACCGGTGTGCAAACAGTTCAGAGGCCAAACAAAATCGTAGCTCAGAAAGGAGTACGCCAAGTAGGGAAAGCTACGTCAGCAGAAAGGGGGCAGACTGTCACTATGGTATTGGCTGTCAGTGCCATCGGCCACTCAGTTCCTCCAATGTTAGTATTCCCAAGAGTATTCTTCAAGGATCACTTCATCATTAACGGGCCACCAGGATGTATTGGAACTTCCTACCCATCCGGATGGATCACATCTGAATCGTTTTTGacgttcattaaacattttcacgGCCACGTAAGATCTAGCAAGGGCAATCCCTGCTTGTTGGTTTTGGATAACCATGAATCACACTTATCTATTGAAGTGCTCAACTTCTGCAAAGAAAATGGTATCGTCATGTTGTCTTTTCCCCCCCACACTTCTCACCGCCTGCAACCGCTTGACAGGTCAGTTTATGGGCCTTTCAAAAGATTTTACTTCGCTTCAGTCGACGACTGGATGGTCAACAATGCAGGGAAAACTGTAACAATCTACGACATTCCTGGCATAGTAAAGATGGCACTCCCTAGAGCAATAAATCCTACAAATATTATATCTGGTTTTCAAGCAACAGGAATCGCGCCATACAACAGAGAAGTGTTTACTGAGAATGACTTCTTGTTCAGCGCAGTCACGGATAGAGAGATGACTTCACAAGACAGCACTGTCAAGACTTCTCAAGCTGGGACAAGCAACGCTGATGGTCTACACTCCAAAGTGAACCGAACTGAGACTACAACTGCAATTCCATCTACAAATAAGGATGTTTCTGTAGGCGTATTCACTGTAAGCCCTCAAGAAATCCGCCCCTACCCTAAAGCTCGAgagcgaaaaaatataaaaaaagggaggaaatctttaaaattcgCTATCCTTACTAGCACACCAGTTAAGGAGAGGCTGGAAGTGGAAGCCAAAAAAAGGAAGCTAAAATGGTAG